The stretch of DNA cagactccgaaaaggaataggtatgtggtacggtaagtaaaccaactccaaaacagttttaaggcaatatttctccattttggaatatttagaaaaatataaaaataagtagcaatctgggaaggacacgagggctccacgagggtggagggcgcgccctacccccctgggcgcgccccctacctcgtgggcacctcgtgtgcctttcggactccgttttcctgcacgatacgtattttggttggtaaaaattcattatatattctcccgaaagttttgactcccgtatcacgcaaacatcctctgttcttgtttcaagctgttgctgctgcagattagagcaagatgtcttctcaagagtcagtcggggagagccgggtgtctcatccagcaccggaaccaagggcaaacagcgacgctgaccactttgggccagcaacggaggaagagatggaggttgacttgatgagggtagatgccatggaggatcaagaagtcacttctcgcttccgagctgggttcacgatgggggaactacagagctcagctattccaaactcggttatcccttccaatgttagatttatttcttatgaaaatatgaagaggagtgtcacttgttctcccgcagctatgaaacacccttgggtgcaaggagctttagcagTTACAGGAAAGCTTcataaggaaataatggacctcaagcagcaagtcaacaatctcgaggaggagaatcgtatcctgagaggaatcatcgccaagaatattacaccaacaaggagacataatcacatgggtatgggcactccccttggcaactgccaagtttgggggaggtgccccggtatcgtatcataatcacactcctatctttaccgttttttcttagttcgaacctattagtagtatcttgatctagtagaataaagtttatggcatgatctagttttgagttttgctttatgatctctcaatgtaatcgagtccgtgagctatatatatatatatatataaagattagtgttgagtcaagggcttgattatttcgCCATGATTTTGAGTGAATACAAGAAAAGAaggaaaagaataaaaagaaacaaagagttcatattgatcatattgagagtaatgacttcacatagaaagagtatgatgattaaaagttgttgggagttggcagacatagctttagTCATCATTGCacttaataggaagtaataaggaaagagaggtttcccatataaatatactattattgacatcttttatgattgggagcactcattaaaatatgacatgctaaagaattgatgttggacaaggaagacaacgtaatgggttatgttttcttatatctaagataaagtatattgtcatggatcatccaacatgttgagcttgcctttccccctcatgctagccaaattctcagcaccaagtagagatactacttgtgcttccaaaacccttaaaccagttttgccatgagagtccaccatatctacctatggattgagtaagatccttcaagtaagttgtcatcggtgcaaagcaataaaaattgctctaaatatgtatgattgattggtgtgggagaaataagctttatacgatcttgtgatgtggaagtaataaaagcgacggactgcataataaaggttcatatcacaagtggcaatataaagtgacgttctttcacattaagattttgtgcatccaaccataaaagcgcatggcaacctctgcttccctctacgaagggcctatcttttattattatcttctaccttatgcaagagtcatggtgatcttcaccttttcctttttacattttatcctttggcaagcacagtatgttggaaagatcatgatagatatatctaattggatgtaggggagcatgagttattattgttgacattacccttgaggtaaaaggttgggaggcgaaactataagcccctatctttctctgtgtccgattaaaactccgtaaccacaagtatcgcgtgagtgttagcaattatgaaagactaaatgatagttgagtgtGTGGACTTGCTAttaagctctgacatagactatttctgatgttatgataaattgcaattgcttcaatgactgagattatagtctGTTGGTTTTCAATAAAGTTTATGATTCGTACCtctgcattgtgaatagattattacttgagcataagaaatcatataacaaaatctatatatgttcctgttatgagaataatcatgatgccttcatgtccgtattttatttttttatcgacacctctacctctaaacatggggacatatttatcgttatcggctttcgcttgaggacaagcgaggtctaagcttgggggagttgatacgtccattttgcatcatgcttttatatcgatatttattgcactatgggctattattacacattatgtcacaatacttatgcctactctctcttattttacaaggtttacataaggagggagaatgccaacagctggaattctgggctggaaaaggagcaaatattagagacctattctgcacaactccaaaagtcctgaaactccacgaaagtcatttttggaaataataaaaattatccagcggaagaagttcaccagaggggggcccacctgtccacgagggtgggggcgcgccccctacctcgtgggccccctgttggctctccgatgcccatcttctgctatatgaggtctttcgatgagaaaaaaaatcataagcaacctttcgggacgagactccgccgctacgaggcggaaccttggcggaaccaatctagggctccggcagagctgttctgccggggacacttccctccgggagggggaaatcatcgccatcatcatcaccaacgctcctcacatcgggagagggcaatctccatcaacatcttcaccagcaccatctcatctcaaaaccctagttcatctcttgtatccaattcttgtctccaagtccgagatttgtactagtaggttgctagtagtgttgattactccttgtagttgatgctagttggtttacttggtggaagatcatatgttcagatcctttatgcatattattacccctttgattatgaacatgaatatgctttgtgagtagttatgtttgttcctgaggacatgggagaagtcttgctattagtagtcatgtgaatttggtattcgttcgatattttgatgagatgtatgttgtctagcctctagtggtgttatgtgaacttcgactacataacacttcaccattatttgggcctagaggaaggcattgggaagtaataagtagatgatgggttgctagagtgacagaagcttaaactctagtttatgcgttgcttcgtaaggggctgatttggatccacatgtttcatgctatggttaggtttaccttaatacttttgttgtagttgcggatgcttgcaatagaggttaatcataagtgggatgcttgttcaagtaagaacaacacccaagcaccggtccacccacatatcaaattatcaaagtaccgaacgcaaatcatatgaacgtgatgaaaactagcttgatgatactcccatgtgtcctcgggagtgcttttccttatataagagtttgtccaggcttgtcctttgctacaaaaaggattgggccatcttgctgcactttatttacttttgttacttgttgctcgttacaaattatcttatcacaaaactatctgttaccacttatttcagtacttgcagagaataccttgctgaaaaccgcttatcatttccttctgctcctcgttgggttcgacactcttacttatcgaaaggactacgatagatcccctatacttgtgggtcatcagtccacctgccccggagggccacATGGGCTGAGAAGGGCGGCGCACCAAcccctagtgggctgggcgcctcaaccccctagggcccatgcgccaagggtgggaagggaaaccctagagggggagCCCCCCATGCTTGGCGGGCACTCTACCCCCCTAGGGACCTCCGACCCCTCCTTGTAGGTGGGTCTAGGGCCagtgccccctcccccttgccctatatatagtggggggaggggaGGGCAGTCGCATCCCATGCcttggcgcagccctccccctctcatACTCCCCCTCCTCCCGGTAGCGCTTgacgaagccctgctggatcaccGACTGCTCCATCAATACCATGCTGTCGTGCTGCCAGAGATCCCATCtacttctcctccccccttgctggatcaagaaggaggagacgtccccgagccgcacgtgtgctgaacgcggaggtgccatacgttcggtgcttCGTCGGATCGGGTCGCGATTTGGATCGCTGacatgtacgactacatcaaccacgttctccaacgcttccgcttagcgatctacaaaggtatgtagatgctctcccctctcgtagcatacatctccatggatagatcttgggtgatttgtaggatttttgtttttgttttcatgCAACGATCCCCTACATACATAGAATACACTCGAATGGCTTGGGCTATGGATTTTATCAATACCTCCTTCCCAGCAGATGAGAGGAGTTTCTCCATCCAACCTTGTATCTTTGCCCATATACGATCCTTCAAGTATTTAAACGCCCCATTCTTTGAAGAACCCACATCAGAAGGCATTCCCAGGTACTTCTCATCCAATTGTTCATTTGGGATATTTAACACATTTTTCACTGCAGTTCTCACCACTTCCGGACACCCTTTACTAAAAAAGATGGAGGACTTGTCCTTATTAACTCTCTTCCCAGAAGCTTTTACATATGTTTCCAAGAGAAGAGAAACTTCCTCAGCTCCCTCTATGTTTGCTTTAAAAAACAGCAGGCTGTCACCAACAAATAACAAGTGGTTCACCGGCGGAGCCGATGTAGCAACCTGTATTCCACCAAGGCTGGATGGCTGAACTCTGGATTTTAagaggcacgaaaggccctctgctgccAGCAAAAAGAGGTATGGCGAGATAGGATCTCCCTGTCGAATACCATGTAACGGTGTAAACTTTTCCAACTTCTGCCCATTAAGTAAAACTGAGAAAGAGATTGATGTCACCATGCCCATGATGATGTTGAGCCATCTCTCCTGAAAACCCACCTTTAACATTATAGCTCGCAGATAGTTCCATTCAACCCTGTCATATGCCTTCATCATATCCAATTTTCAAGCACAATGCCTATGCTTTTGTGATTTGTTCCTCTTCATGAAATGCAAATATTCATAGGCGGCAATGATATTATCCGTAATTAAATGCCCTGGGACAAAGGCTGACTGCTCCTCAGAGATAATATCGGGAAGGACTAATTTCAACCGATTGGCAATTACCTTAGGTGCAAGCTTGTAGAGGACATTACATAAGCTTATTGGTCAAAATTGAGACAGGAGCATTGGTTTTTTTACCTTCGGGATAAGAACAAGGATGGTGCTGTTAATTTCCTTTGCACTCTCTGTACCCTCTACAATTCTCAGCACCATCTTAGTCACTGTTTCTCCACAAATATCCCAgtgtttttgaaaaaaattgtgCTGGAAAACCATCCGATCCGGGGGCTTTAGTTGGGGCCATTTGAAACAGTGCAGTCTTTACTTCCTCTGCTTTATAAGGAGCACATAATAGCTCGTTCATGTCATTGGTTACCTTGCACGGTACCGTATCCAAAACTTCATTCATGTCATCTACCCCTTGTGACGTGTACAACACTCCATAGAAAGAGTTAGTCATGTCCTTTATTTCTTCTATATCCTCCGTGGTAGTACCATCTGCCCCGAGTAACACTTTAATTTTATTCTTAACTCTTGGCATGTTGGCCCTCATCTGGAAATAACGAGTATTTTTGTCACCAGCCCGCAGCCATTCTACCGAGCTCTCTGCTTCCACATGAGCTCCTCACGCTTGTATAGCTCCAGCAGCTCATCTTTGATTTTAATTTCTCTTACTAAGGGGCCAACTCTCCCAGGAACAGCACGTAAAATTTCCAACTCTTTCTTTAGTCTTTTATTAATATTCATCCCAAGCGGCCAACAATCCCGATAAATATCGATTTTAACTGCTCTGCTACTTCCGTTGCTGCACCTGTCGGGACTGATTCCCACGCCTCTTGTACAGTTGTCCGAAGGGAAGGTAAGGGATAATTGGTTTTATGCCCCTAACTAGTTTGGTCACACTCGGCTGGTTTACCTCTAGTTTCCAAAAACACGCGTTCATGCCCAAACCGCTTTGCTCATCTTATGCTTTTGCCCTTTGATTGTCACTTTAAAAACTTCATAAAAATTCATACTAACTCAGAAAAATacaataagatatcaaaatgttgcGAGAAACATCACCTACATGTGCATGTCATTTGCATCCATGATAAAAAGTATTGGAAAGTCCCAATCTCAGGTTTAAGCTAAAACATCCATCCATGATATAAAAAAATGATCTCGAACCCGCAGCTTCATTTTCATTAAACTCGGTAACATTTGACAAACTAAAGAGGCATTGAGCTTGCCTTCAATTTCAAATTAAATGGAGTAAGAGCGTGTGATGGGCCCTGGAACAAGAATACAGCTTGGGACATTTGGCCCAGCTACACAAGCCAGCCGACAAGGAAGGAACCAAAACCCTAGCTCCGCTCAATCATTCACAAAGACCAAAGCAGCCGCCTCGCCTCCACTCCACTTTCCCCATTCCCACCCAccagctccaccgccgcctccgGCGTCCGTCCTTTGGCCTCACCATGGAGGACGTAGCCGGGATGATTTTCTCTGGCCCCGAGTTCAAGAAGATGGACGAGAACATGCGAATGCTGACGGTGGACGTCTTCAAGGCCATCCCCAGGCCGACCGTCTCCACGGCCGCGCCCctcgccagcgccgccgccgccgccgccgcgcgggACGGCGTCGACCGCATCAGCCGCCTCCCCGTCGGGATCCTCCGCAACATCGTCTCCCGCCTCCCCGCCAAGGACGCCGCGCGCACCACCGCGCTGGCCAAGCGCTGGCGCCGCGTCTGGCACTCGGTGCCGCTCGTCCTCGTCGACGCGCACCTCCTCTCCGACCGCAGCGTCGTGGGGCGCGGCCGCGGCTCCACCCAGTTCCGCGAGATGGGCCTCGACTCCTGGTACGCCGGCCTGTTTCGCATCCTGGACGCCATGGGCACCCTCGCAGACAACGTGTCCCACGTCCTCGCCGCGCACCCGGGCCCCTTCGCCTTCGTCTACCTCGCCGGCAACAACATGTTGTATCACCCGGACAAGTTGGAGCTCTGGCTCAAACTCCTCGCCGCCAAGGGCGTCAAAGAACTCGTCTTTGTGAACCTCGCATCCAAGTTCGACGACCAGCTGCCCATACCCGCCGAGCTCTTCAAGTGCACCGCCCTCACCAAGCTCTACGTCGGCACCTGGTGCTTCCCGGACACAAGCACATCCCGCCTCCCGCCTACTGCTGCGTTCCCCTACCTCCGGGAGCTTGGCCTCTGCAACCTCCTCATCAAGGACGAGGACCTCGCCTTCGTGCTGGACAGATGCCCCGTCCTGGAGAAGCTCCTGATCGCCAGAGCCCGGTGGCCAGTGTGCCTCCGCATCCACAGCCGCAGTCTACGAAGCGTTCAGGTGTGCATGGCTATCGTGCCAGAAATCAATGTGGTGCGCGCTACACGCCTGGAGAGGCTCTTTCTGTGGGAAGCTTGGGGTTGGGGCGACCGTGATCTCACCAACATGTCCTCCAAAGTCAAGATCGGCCATGCACCCAAGCTGCGCTTCCTGGGATTCTTGGTGCCTGGAATGCACCAACTTGAGATTGGCAACACAGCCATCATGGTCCGTGCTTTAATACTCTTCTTAATAACTATACTATGAATCTTCTTTAATTCCGAATCACCATGCATGTTTTAATAATTTCTAAGTTCCATCCTTTAATTTGTAGTATATATAGCAGTATTACCACAAAATGCATCATTAATTAATTTGCAGGCTACCACCAAGGCAAGTCCAAACACCACTGTCCCAAGCGTTCAGATGCTGGGAGTTCAAGTGAAACTTGGAACCCACTTTGAAGCCAGGATGCTGCCTAGTTTCCTCAGATGCTTTCCTAACATCAAGACGCTCTATGTCCAGGTATAATTTGACCTGAGTGACTACTCATGTTTGTGTCTGCCTGCACCAAATGAGACTGCTACTCATGACGTGCCTCTATTTGATTTATTAATTTGCAGTCCGAGAATGATGACTTCAAGTTCTGGGGACCTAAAACTGGTGGCACAAGCAAAGCCATCAACCTCAAGTTCTGGAAGGATGCTGGTCCTATCGAATGCATCCAGAGGCACATCAAGAAGTTGGTTCTCCGTGAGTTCCGGGGGAGGAAAAGCGAGCTTGACTTCCTCAAGTACATTGCCGAGCATGCGCAAGTTCTGGAGGAGATGGTGATTGTGATGACCCATGGGCATTTGCCGTCAGATAATTTGGGTGCCAAGCTGAGGATCTTCATGGCTTCTGCAAAATGGGCTAATGGATGCTGCAAGATGATGGTCTTCAAGAGTCCATTTGAGCAAGAAGGTACAGCGTGGTGCTACCTAAGAGGATTTGATTTTTCTATCGAGGATCCTTTTGATGTCTCAAAATGCCGCGAAGACAAATGTGCTGCCCATTAGTTTTCTGTTTAAGCATCTATAACGTACTGCCTTAGACTGTTGGTAATGTGTTTTCTCTGGTCTGGGATTTGGGAAGGATCCTACTTGCTTGGCTTCAGTGACTATTAAGTGCCCAAGTTATTAAGCACTATATATCATTTCTCTTGCACAAGACTATTGTTAGTTAAATAGAAATGCTGTTTCCAGGATTCAGTTTACATTGCAGGAGTTTGTCTAAATGTATGGCTGAATATTGATGGGAAAGTTTTATCCATCGCTTACTATCTAAGAATGTTCCTCAAGAATTGCTCCTTTTGGCATCGTGCTTCAATTTTTGCAAATTCTCTATGGTGCTTGGTTGCTTATTTACATATTTACACCAAATTACCTCCGTAGCTATTTATGGTGTTTCTAATTTTTGTTCTGCCTATCCATTTTACCATGCACTTATGGAATATGGGGCTAAATTTACTATTGATTGTTGCTTCAACTGGGTCTGGGTGACACTTATTTATACATAATTACATTTATGATAGGGACATAAGTCTAGGCTTCATTTTACCTTAAACAAATATATATATCTTGGTCAGTCTGGTTCTACCATGTGCTCTGGCATTTTGTTTTGAAATGATGGACCATATTTTTTTTAGGCACCGTTAAGTCCAATTTATCACTATGCCACATGCACTGCACTGTCTGAAGATGAAATAGGTATCTTGCACAAAGGTAAGTGACAGCTTAAGCAACTCAGAGGGAAACAAATGCTAAAATAAAATAGTTCTTTTGGTGATTTCAAATGCTAGGTTTGAATTCTTGGTGCCATGCTTTCATTTAAACTGTGAATTAAGGTCCTTTCTACCTAGAAGAATGGACTTTAGGTGTGCCATTATCAgtttattactccctccgtttggaATTACTTGACTTCATTTGTATACAAATTTGTACTAGCTTAGCTCTCTCTCCAAGTCAtctaattccgaacggagggagtataacaGAAAATCCTATGTGCAGGGAATTTGGGTTTAGAGAGCAATACATAATTCATTTCTGTTATTTCATAACCCATGACAGCGATATACATCTACATGCATGCTTGCTGTGTTTCCGGATTTTTGTCCACAACGTACTGTTCCTAATGTTGTTCATGATCCATGTTAGGAGTATGCAAGCTTGGATAGGCACGATTTAAATACAAAGTCCATGATTTAAATTGCACTGTCTATTCATTTTGCTGAAACAAAGAGAGCCGACGACTCATTTTGTATGGTCTGGCTGTATAACTTCACTGTTGATTTATGGTGCATTTATTTGCTTGATCAGATATTGTTCATGATTGTTATAAGTTATATGTTGCTATTAGCATGCTACAAATATACTTTTAACCACTGAGGATAGGAGTGTGTTTGTTGCTTGCATCAGTATTATGCTTATGTCTGAATGACAATTGAACTTGATGAGAAAACAAGAGAAAGAATCTGATATCACTCTGGCTAAGCTTTGGGTTAGATGAAACAGTCTGTGTGCCTAGCTTTGACTTGTATTAGTGCATATATATTTGGTAGCAGCAATGACGTGGTATTGTGCTTGGCTGCTTAGTTCTGCTGCTTCTTCCAAATGAAATGCTGTTATGCGATACGCTATGGATGTTACGGTTGCTCTTGAATCTTGTGCACTGCAATCAGCAGATACACTATTTGATTCCATGAAAATATTCACCTTTTGTCCTTGTTCTAGCACACCCGGTTTTGGTAAAAGGTGATTTACTTTAGGGAAGATTGCCCCATTGGGTGACTGGA from Triticum urartu cultivar G1812 chromosome 3, Tu2.1, whole genome shotgun sequence encodes:
- the LOC125542638 gene encoding uncharacterized protein LOC125542638; protein product: MEDVAGMIFSGPEFKKMDENMRMLTVDVFKAIPRPTVSTAAPLASAAAAAAARDGVDRISRLPVGILRNIVSRLPAKDAARTTALAKRWRRVWHSVPLVLVDAHLLSDRSVVGRGRGSTQFREMGLDSWYAGLFRILDAMGTLADNVSHVLAAHPGPFAFVYLAGNNMLYHPDKLELWLKLLAAKGVKELVFVNLASKFDDQLPIPAELFKCTALTKLYVGTWCFPDTSTSRLPPTAAFPYLRELGLCNLLIKDEDLAFVLDRCPVLEKLLIARARWPVCLRIHSRSLRSVQVCMAIVPEINVVRATRLERLFLWEAWGWGDRDLTNMSSKVKIGHAPKLRFLGFLVPGMHQLEIGNTAIMATTKASPNTTVPSVQMLGVQVKLGTHFEARMLPSFLRCFPNIKTLYVQSENDDFKFWGPKTGGTSKAINLKFWKDAGPIECIQRHIKKLVLREFRGRKSELDFLKYIAEHAQVLEEMVIVMTHGHLPSDNLGAKLRIFMASAKWANGCCKMMVFKSPFEQEGTAWCYLRGFDFSIEDPFDVSKCREDKCAAH